A single genomic interval of Malania oleifera isolate guangnan ecotype guangnan chromosome 11, ASM2987363v1, whole genome shotgun sequence harbors:
- the LOC131168646 gene encoding AAA-ATPase At3g28580-like, producing the protein MATTSTMGEMWTQIGSRLASIMFVWAIFQQFFPRYLRDYLERFGGKLAALAYPYVHISFHEFNGDGLRRSQAYAAIETYLGATSAARARRLRADVTKDSSSIVFAIADSEEVTDDFRGARLWWASFKKTPPSHAISLYSNSDEKRYYKLTFHRRHRDLVVGEYLKHVLEQGKAIAVKNRQRKLYTNSGGGGGGGLFKRGPWSHVVFEHPATFDTIAMESKKKEEIIKDLINFSKTKDYYAKIGKAWKRGYLLYGPPGTGKSTMIAAMANLLGYDVFDLELTAVSDNTQLRKLLIETSSKSIIVIEDIDCSLDLTGQRKKKKKKKETENDEEGKDPVGKMAKEEESQKESKVTLSGLLNFIDGIWSACGGEKIIVFTTNHVEKLDPALIRRGRMDKHIELSYCGFEAFMVLAKNYLDVDGHELFGEIRRLLGETEMTPADVAENLMPKSPEEDATSCLERLVEALEEKRKEDEAGKEKGQAAKIREEIREEEKKGSAEGEGLGIGEVEDN; encoded by the coding sequence ATGGCAACAACATCGACCATGGGAGAAATGTGGACCCAGATTGGTTCAAGACTCGCCAGCATTATGTTCGTCTGGGCAATCTTCCAGCAATTCTTCCCTCGCTATCTCCGAGACTATCTCGAGAGATTTGGCGGCAAGCTCGCCGCTTTAGCCTACCCTTACGTCCATATCTCCTTCCACGAGTTCAACGGCGACGGTCTCCGCCGCAGCCAGGCCTACGCTGCCATCGAGACCTACCTCGGAGCCACCTCCGCCGCCCGCGCTCGGCGCCTCCGTGCCGACGTCACCAAGGACTCCTCCTCCATCGTCTTCGCCATCGCCGACAGTGAGGAGGTCACCGACGACTTCCGCGGCGCCCGACTCTGGTGGGCCTCCTTCAAGAAAACCCCTCCCTCGCATGCCATCTCCCTCTATTCCAACTCCGACGAGAAGAGGTACTACAAGCTCACCTTCCACCGACGCCACCGTGATCTCGTCGTCGGCGAATACCTTAAGCACGTTCTTGAACAGGGAAAGGCCATCGCTGTTAAAAACCGGCAGCGGAAGCTGTACACGAACAGCGGAGGCGGTGGCGGCGGCGGCCTGTTCAAGCGGGGCCCCTGGAGCCATGTCGTGTTCGAGCACCCGGCGACGTTTGATACGATTGCGATGGAAtcgaagaagaaggaagaaattATAAAAGATTTAATCAATTTCAGTAAGACAAAGGACTATTATGCGAAAATTGGGAAGGCTTGGAAACGAGGGTATTTGCTTTACGGACCGCCTGGTACCGGGAAATCGACGATGATTGCGGCCATGGCAAATCTCCTCGGCTACGACGTTTTCGATTTGGAATTGACGGCGGTTTCAGACAATACCCAGCTGAGGAAGCTCTTAATTGAGACGTCGAGCAAGTCGATAATAGTGATTGAGGATATTGATTGTTCGCTAGATCTGACGGggcagaggaagaagaagaagaagaaaaaggagacGGAGAACGACGAGGAAGGGAAGGATCCGGTGGGCAAAATGGCGAAAGAGGAAGAAAGCCAGAAAGAGAGTAAGGTGACTTTATCTGGgcttttgaatttcatcgacggaATTTGGTCGGCTTGCGGCGGAGAGAAGATTATAGTTTTTACGACGAACCATGTGGAGAAGTTGGACCCGGCGCTAATTCGGAGAGGGAGGATGGACAAGCACATCGAATTGTCGTATTGCGGGTTTGAGGCGTTTATGGTTCTGGCTAAGAATTACTTGGACGTGGATGGGCACGAGTTGTTCGGGGAGATTCGGAGGCTGTTGGGAGAAACGGAGATGACGCCGGCCGACGTGGCGGAGAATTTGATGCCGAAGTCGCCGGAGGAAGACGCGACGAGTTGCTTGGAGAGACTGGTTGAGGCGTTGGAGGAGAAGAGAAAGGAGGACGAAGCAGGGAAGGAGAAGGGACAAGCTGCAAAAATTAGAGAAGAAataagagaggaagagaagaagggGTCGGCGGAGGGGGAGGGGTTGGGGATTGGGGAAGTAGAGGATAATTAA